One window from the genome of Candidatus Synechococcus calcipolaris G9 encodes:
- a CDS encoding 2Fe-2S iron-sulfur cluster-binding protein, whose protein sequence is MTKHDHGKVYSVTLVNDAIGLKKTIKVHGDEYILDAAEVQGIDLPYSCRAGACVNCAGRIVSGTLDQSDHSFLKDKELKAGFALLCAAYATSDCVIQTHEEDNLLNLD, encoded by the coding sequence ATGACCAAGCATGATCACGGCAAAGTTTATAGTGTCACGTTAGTCAATGATGCCATTGGTCTAAAGAAAACGATTAAAGTCCATGGCGATGAATATATTTTAGATGCAGCAGAGGTGCAGGGGATTGATCTTCCCTATTCCTGTCGGGCGGGGGCCTGTGTGAACTGTGCCGGGCGGATTGTCAGTGGTACCCTAGATCAGTCGGATCACTCCTTCTTGAAAGATAAGGAATTAAAGGCGGGCTTCGCGTTGCTGTGTGCGGCCTATGCCACCTCCGATTGTGTGATTCAAACCCACGAAGAAGATAACTTACTCAACCTTGACTAG
- a CDS encoding DICT sensory domain-containing protein, translating to MKSKVIGSSVLQELLAAQSHLRSQIYFKASLTALSHAMEDQVLAGNDAPLIVACFQRERFYRQEAHRYQRIANKTSQVYILAAPETEFRNCSDFYETIAFDPQDGLSQEWHLLVLGFDYSACLICREMKAGSAQKSRLAIGSPPMDQARRFEGIWTFDRGITATAARILLGRIGQYRPELKSKLAKGMKLVERAEAHGSHPTDPAPFTDRLVTYLQAGQYKQIKAYRQITIQERKERLTNSITTAIRRSLDPSQILTVAVQELGQAIGSDRCVIYQCRANDTSVPIHYEAIKDGYPSLRKQFWPLHKNPLFQQAVQQQLPVIVTSLGEDPHLANVPEFAKFLGNLGIESLILAPVLYQGRLLGMVELHSGQACPWEDGDDALVEAIATQVGVALIQAEAYADLEDLNVQLEALDRTRSNLIAITGHELRTPLSTIQICLESLASEPDMSLEMRQVMLTTALTDAERMRKLIQDFLTLSQLESGRVQWHPEALPMQELVDLALSSLRSPKDELPAIVTILPENLPLVRADGEWLVEVLSKLIDNACKFTEQSGEVSIAAIANAAGMLEVTVTDTGRGIEPDRLETIFDRFYQEEGALRRSAGGTGLGLAICRQIITNLGGKIWAESAGRDRGSQFHFTIPIAEPPPM from the coding sequence ATGAAATCCAAGGTAATTGGCTCATCCGTATTGCAGGAGTTACTGGCTGCTCAGTCACATCTGCGATCGCAGATTTATTTTAAGGCTTCTTTAACGGCTCTTTCCCATGCCATGGAAGATCAGGTCTTAGCGGGGAATGACGCGCCCCTGATTGTGGCCTGTTTTCAGCGGGAACGATTTTATCGCCAAGAAGCCCATCGCTACCAACGCATTGCCAATAAAACAAGTCAGGTCTACATCTTAGCGGCCCCGGAAACTGAATTTCGCAACTGCTCTGACTTTTATGAAACCATTGCCTTTGATCCCCAGGATGGTCTAAGTCAAGAGTGGCATTTACTGGTACTGGGTTTCGACTATAGTGCCTGTTTAATTTGCCGAGAAATGAAAGCCGGATCGGCCCAAAAATCACGCCTGGCAATAGGTTCTCCGCCCATGGATCAGGCTCGCCGTTTTGAGGGCATATGGACTTTTGACCGGGGAATCACTGCCACAGCAGCGCGGATACTCCTAGGGCGAATTGGTCAGTATCGACCGGAACTCAAATCTAAATTGGCCAAGGGCATGAAACTGGTGGAGCGGGCCGAGGCCCACGGGAGCCACCCCACGGATCCCGCCCCCTTTACCGATCGCCTTGTCACCTATTTACAGGCGGGTCAATATAAGCAAATTAAGGCCTATCGCCAAATTACGATTCAAGAGCGGAAGGAACGCCTAACAAACTCCATTACCACCGCCATCCGTCGCTCCTTGGATCCTTCTCAAATTTTAACGGTGGCCGTTCAGGAATTGGGCCAAGCCATTGGCAGCGATCGCTGTGTAATTTACCAATGCCGGGCCAATGATACCAGTGTGCCCATTCACTATGAGGCCATCAAAGATGGCTACCCCAGCCTGCGGAAGCAATTTTGGCCCCTCCATAAAAATCCCCTATTTCAGCAGGCGGTTCAGCAGCAACTCCCGGTGATTGTAACCAGTCTAGGGGAAGACCCCCATCTGGCGAATGTACCAGAGTTTGCCAAATTTTTAGGGAATCTAGGGATTGAATCCTTGATCCTGGCTCCGGTTCTCTATCAAGGTCGTCTCCTGGGAATGGTGGAACTCCATAGTGGCCAAGCTTGCCCCTGGGAAGATGGGGATGATGCCCTGGTGGAGGCGATCGCAACCCAGGTGGGGGTAGCTCTGATCCAAGCGGAAGCCTATGCTGATTTAGAGGATCTCAATGTCCAGTTAGAGGCCCTCGATCGCACCCGCAGTAATCTGATTGCTATTACGGGCCACGAATTGCGAACCCCCCTTTCAACGATCCAAATTTGCCTGGAAAGTTTAGCCAGTGAACCGGATATGTCCCTGGAAATGCGGCAAGTGATGCTGACCACGGCCCTCACCGATGCTGAGCGTATGCGAAAACTGATCCAAGACTTTTTGACCCTATCCCAGTTGGAAAGTGGCCGGGTTCAATGGCATCCTGAAGCGTTGCCGATGCAAGAATTGGTGGATTTAGCCCTGAGTAGTCTCCGCAGTCCCAAGGACGAATTACCGGCGATCGTCACGATATTACCGGAGAACTTACCCCTGGTGCGGGCCGATGGCGAATGGTTAGTGGAAGTGCTATCCAAACTCATTGATAATGCCTGTAAATTTACGGAGCAGTCTGGGGAAGTCTCCATTGCCGCCATTGCCAATGCGGCAGGAATGCTGGAAGTAACAGTCACGGATACGGGGCGGGGCATTGAGCCCGATCGCCTGGAAACCATTTTCGATCGCTTTTACCAAGAAGAGGGGGCCCTGCGTCGCTCTGCTGGGGGAACGGGACTAGGATTAGCCATTTGTCGGCAAATTATTACTAACCTGGGAGGGAAAATTTGGGCCGAATCGGCGGGCCGCGATCGCGGGAGTCAATTTCACTTTACCATTCCCATTGCAGAACCCCCGCCAATGTAA
- a CDS encoding Crp/Fnr family transcriptional regulator, translating to MPSFSSSPSLDSPNRLEVLEAIFRHPTPSIPQSKFYTFASGDNIWLESDRLWVVSRGVVQLNLLHASGDEVILGLATPGMTFGSPLTALTAYQARALTTVEVMSFTLAEVESSPNLTQSLFRGLSRRLRQGEALLAISSHRRIEERLRHLLFLLKQEVGQSHPQGTRLSVRLTHQQLASAIGTSRVTITRLLGKMRQENWITCDRDRHLILTPLAIQPVL from the coding sequence ATGCCTTCGTTTTCCTCCTCCCCCTCCCTCGATTCCCCCAATCGCCTGGAAGTTTTAGAGGCCATCTTTCGCCATCCAACCCCAAGTATTCCCCAGTCTAAGTTTTATACATTTGCCAGCGGAGATAATATTTGGCTGGAAAGCGATCGCCTGTGGGTTGTGAGCCGGGGTGTAGTTCAGCTAAATCTCCTCCATGCCAGCGGTGATGAAGTCATTTTAGGATTAGCCACTCCAGGGATGACCTTTGGCAGTCCCCTAACCGCCTTAACCGCCTACCAAGCTCGGGCCTTGACGACCGTAGAAGTCATGTCCTTTACCCTCGCGGAAGTTGAATCCTCCCCCAACCTAACCCAAAGTTTATTTCGTGGTTTAAGTCGGCGGTTGCGGCAAGGGGAAGCTCTATTAGCCATTTCCAGTCATCGTCGCATTGAAGAGCGGCTACGGCATTTGTTGTTTTTGTTGAAACAGGAAGTGGGGCAAAGCCATCCCCAAGGAACACGCCTGAGTGTGCGACTAACCCATCAACAGTTAGCCAGTGCCATTGGCACCAGCCGGGTGACGATTACGCGGTTATTGGGTAAAATGCGCCAGGAAAATTGGATCACCTGCGATCGCGATCGCCATTTAATTCTGACCCCCCTTGCCATTCAACCCGTTCTTTAG
- a CDS encoding AbrB/MazE/SpoVT family DNA-binding domain-containing protein: MVATVAKWGNSLAIRLPQHLVKEIHLTEGVEVDLVVIDGNLVIKPRTRKRYSLEDLISAITPENLHTEVESGMSVGNEFW, translated from the coding sequence ATGGTTGCGACAGTGGCGAAGTGGGGAAATAGTTTAGCCATTCGACTTCCCCAGCACTTAGTTAAAGAGATTCATCTTACCGAAGGTGTTGAGGTTGATCTTGTGGTGATCGATGGTAACCTCGTCATCAAGCCCAGAACCCGAAAGCGGTACTCCTTGGAGGATCTGATTTCTGCCATCACACCAGAGAATCTGCATACTGAGGTTGAAAGTGGGATGTCGGTGGGAAATGAATTTTGGTAG
- a CDS encoding EI24 domain-containing protein: MIRLLAWPGRYLRGFGAFFRGLGFIAHHRLWGYLLLPALLSLSLGLILILLGFFTVRDGVLHLYHGNDRTWLATYEVLANILAGAIALFVTLIGYQTLVPLVVIPFLGPLLNRVEIILTGQPIEVGWWRDIQNALIGGWFALRDAILQLLCLGLTLFLGPGQPIVMLLISGYFLGRGSFDYLLEKQSQTLKERFQKTRRYWPEIQGLGSAQVLGLFIPLLGILLVPASGVVGAALLVYGATKVDTVDASPESPQLNGGR, translated from the coding sequence ATGATCCGATTGTTGGCCTGGCCGGGTCGCTATCTGCGGGGATTTGGGGCATTTTTTCGGGGTTTGGGGTTCATTGCCCACCATCGTCTCTGGGGCTACTTGCTATTGCCCGCTTTGCTCAGCCTGTCCTTAGGACTGATATTAATTCTTCTGGGCTTTTTTACGGTGCGGGATGGGGTCTTGCACCTCTACCATGGCAACGATCGCACCTGGTTAGCCACCTATGAAGTCCTCGCCAATATCCTAGCGGGGGCGATCGCCCTATTTGTCACCCTGATTGGCTATCAAACCCTAGTACCCCTTGTGGTCATACCCTTTCTGGGGCCCCTACTCAATCGAGTAGAAATTATTCTGACAGGGCAGCCCATTGAAGTCGGCTGGTGGCGAGATATCCAAAATGCCCTCATTGGTGGCTGGTTTGCTCTTCGGGATGCCATCTTACAGTTGCTATGTCTGGGGCTAACCCTATTTTTGGGCCCCGGTCAACCCATTGTCATGCTATTGATTAGTGGCTATTTTCTCGGTCGGGGGAGTTTTGACTATTTGCTAGAAAAACAAAGTCAAACCCTGAAGGAACGTTTCCAAAAAACTCGCCGCTACTGGCCGGAAATTCAAGGCCTAGGGTCAGCCCAAGTTTTGGGGTTATTTATTCCCCTCCTGGGCATATTACTGGTTCCGGCCAGTGGGGTGGTAGGGGCAGCCCTCCTAGTCTATGGTGCAACGAAAGTTGATACCGTGGATGCATCACCTGAATCACCCCAACTTAATGGCGGGCGATAA
- a CDS encoding gamma-glutamylcyclotransferase: MTDSSPFPATDLTNTENTDLTHLFVYGTLTQGLGLSDRLANATFLGHGLTQGRLYDLGSFPGFKAADHAQEVVYGELYQVDAETLRTLDGIEGYDPNQIDDSMYIREMIPVVSFQDGRTVHAQVYVYQKNITPQHQIPHGDYRRYLQEREDGLHWYIAYGSNMSSERLLDRISTVYDNQVGFLDGYQLVFNKKNPRWGTAANLRYRGQGYRCPFVAYALDREDLHQLDSFEGEPSHYVRLGLPFTTSSGKRSLGHIYLAHPQRLVAESPPLAEYLGYLYHGYQEHDFDPIFDPFTTGNG, encoded by the coding sequence ATGACTGATTCATCACCATTCCCTGCCACCGATCTTACAAATACTGAAAATACTGATCTCACCCATCTTTTTGTCTATGGAACCCTTACCCAAGGCCTAGGTCTCTCCGACAGATTAGCCAACGCCACCTTTCTCGGCCATGGATTGACCCAGGGGAGGTTATACGATTTGGGTTCCTTTCCGGGATTCAAAGCCGCAGACCATGCCCAGGAGGTTGTTTATGGTGAGTTATATCAAGTGGATGCTGAAACCCTAAGAACGTTAGATGGCATTGAGGGCTATGATCCCAATCAAATCGATGATTCAATGTACATCCGAGAAATGATACCAGTTGTGAGTTTCCAAGATGGTAGAACCGTTCATGCCCAAGTCTACGTTTACCAAAAAAATATTACCCCTCAGCATCAAATTCCCCATGGTGATTATCGACGCTACCTCCAGGAAAGGGAAGACGGGCTGCATTGGTATATTGCCTATGGTTCTAATATGAGTTCTGAGCGGCTTTTAGATCGCATCTCCACAGTTTATGACAATCAAGTGGGCTTTCTTGACGGTTACCAACTGGTCTTTAATAAGAAAAATCCACGCTGGGGAACCGCGGCCAATCTTCGCTATCGCGGCCAGGGCTATCGCTGTCCCTTTGTGGCCTATGCCCTAGACCGGGAAGACTTACACCAACTCGATTCCTTTGAAGGTGAACCCTCCCACTATGTTCGTCTGGGACTCCCCTTTACGACATCATCGGGCAAGCGTTCCTTGGGGCATATTTATCTGGCGCACCCCCAGCGGCTAGTGGCGGAATCCCCTCCCTTGGCGGAGTATCTGGGTTATCTTTATCACGGTTATCAAGAACATGACTTCGACCCCATCTTTGATCCCTTTACAACAGGCAACGGCTGA
- a CDS encoding FHA domain-containing protein: MLNKIPEKYMHLVRWSLALGWLVLITSLFYDPISEALTDPASGSPFRLRGDCLSFQGECKEPIPYPMGARIFWGMVVPSVVVTLVTLSHEAWRRLCPLAFFSQIPRSLGWQRKRKITNPQTKKTRYELVAIEANSWLGRNRLYVQMGLLFLGLVVRLLFVNSDRWALGVFLIVVILLAIAVGFLYPGKSWCQYFCPMAPVQEIYTGPRGLLGSEAHQGGPQGITQSMCRSVTDKGTEKSVCVSCQSPCMDIDAERAYWDRVQQPERRLLYYGYLGLVIGFFLYFFFYTGNANFLGGTVWLERQQLSTLMGPGFYIGGTAWPIPKLVAVPLTLGVFVALTYGLGFGIEGAYRQYLKGKSVTLPESTLRHQLFTLFAFSAFTCLYFLGVRPTLGWLQPFRPLVDWGLVVAIALWCYRTLGRSADQYQRESVSHSLRRQLAKFGPDLDRVLGGRSLSDLRTDEVYVLAKVLPGFNHQKSLQIYREVLREALENGTVNSVSSLVVLQGLRNQLGISDTEHQQLLQDVGINDPGLLSPEKAASREQRLRLRGYRQSIEGLFLEGVQGGIPLNEMITQKQDALQALKQEYNINPEEEATVLAELLNQNSIFYKSGEKLLQQLHLLHQQRQILRQSSPLTAPVYDFLIHFLDGQQQMVSQQFLGILEILGNTPEAMNLAQAVGSQLPDDPLFQSALLRHSPAMPPWRDRLSPAIFNQLQRLQTETRVRLEESGSAKQGKTLGVLTDLLQSPEALIRAASLWAIAQIDAKAGKQYAAQLGQAPARTLDIDNIVADTAQGILGKSTPTAQPIENLEITIDHVQTTQVQFWHQTRITIGRDPGNDVVIPDSRVSRNHAVLDISTQGVHLQDLGSVNGLVYQNKVIHKETIPLKSGDRIGFSRSGSPAIVVSWQTSRDTAMGLSTLEKALWLAHAPLFRDIPHLDLLELALASQVRGYHPGNSLCIIGDTADEVLLLVRGSADVQVGTTSSLVRLGTITPGQTLGELAVLTQGNRTATVVATAESTYVLAIPAASFRALLDSHLDMTRQVLTLVSDRLQQTLNQLSA, from the coding sequence ATGCTGAATAAAATTCCAGAGAAATATATGCATCTGGTGCGCTGGAGTCTGGCCCTTGGCTGGCTGGTCTTGATTACATCCCTCTTTTATGATCCCATCTCTGAAGCTTTGACGGATCCGGCCTCTGGCAGCCCCTTTCGTTTACGGGGCGACTGTCTCAGTTTTCAGGGGGAGTGCAAAGAGCCGATTCCTTACCCAATGGGGGCACGCATTTTTTGGGGCATGGTGGTTCCATCGGTGGTGGTGACCTTAGTTACCCTGAGTCACGAGGCCTGGCGACGGCTTTGTCCCTTGGCCTTTTTCTCCCAAATTCCCCGCTCCCTAGGGTGGCAGCGCAAACGGAAAATTACCAATCCCCAGACGAAAAAAACTCGCTATGAGTTGGTGGCCATTGAGGCGAATTCCTGGCTGGGGCGCAATCGTCTGTATGTGCAAATGGGCCTATTGTTTTTGGGTTTGGTGGTTCGCCTCCTTTTTGTCAACTCCGATCGCTGGGCCTTGGGCGTGTTTCTGATCGTGGTGATTTTGCTGGCGATCGCAGTGGGCTTTTTATATCCCGGAAAATCCTGGTGTCAGTATTTTTGCCCCATGGCTCCGGTGCAGGAAATTTATACCGGCCCCCGGGGTCTGTTGGGGAGTGAGGCCCATCAGGGCGGTCCCCAGGGCATTACCCAGTCCATGTGCCGCTCCGTAACGGACAAGGGGACGGAAAAAAGTGTTTGTGTCAGTTGCCAGTCCCCCTGCATGGATATTGATGCGGAGCGGGCCTACTGGGATCGGGTGCAGCAGCCGGAGCGGCGATTACTTTACTACGGGTATTTGGGCCTGGTAATTGGTTTTTTCCTGTACTTCTTTTTCTATACCGGGAATGCCAATTTCTTGGGGGGCACGGTTTGGCTAGAGCGGCAACAACTCTCGACCCTTATGGGGCCGGGTTTTTATATTGGTGGCACTGCATGGCCTATTCCTAAATTAGTGGCGGTTCCCCTAACCTTAGGGGTCTTTGTTGCCCTCACCTATGGCTTGGGGTTTGGCATCGAGGGGGCCTATCGCCAGTACCTAAAGGGTAAATCCGTAACATTGCCCGAATCGACCCTGCGTCACCAGTTGTTTACCCTCTTTGCCTTTAGTGCCTTTACCTGTCTCTACTTTTTGGGGGTTCGTCCCACCTTGGGTTGGCTGCAACCCTTTCGGCCTTTGGTGGATTGGGGTTTAGTTGTGGCGATCGCCCTTTGGTGTTATCGAACCCTGGGGCGCAGTGCGGATCAATACCAACGGGAAAGCGTCAGTCACAGCTTGCGGCGGCAATTGGCCAAATTTGGCCCGGATCTGGATCGGGTCTTGGGGGGGCGATCGCTCTCGGATCTGCGCACCGATGAAGTGTATGTCCTAGCCAAAGTATTACCCGGCTTTAATCATCAAAAGAGCCTGCAGATCTATCGGGAAGTGCTGCGGGAAGCCCTGGAAAATGGCACCGTTAATTCCGTGAGTAGTTTAGTGGTACTCCAAGGGTTGCGGAATCAGTTGGGCATTAGTGACACAGAACACCAGCAACTCTTACAGGATGTGGGCATTAATGATCCTGGGCTACTATCCCCAGAGAAGGCAGCTTCTCGGGAACAGCGGTTACGTCTGCGGGGCTACCGCCAGTCCATTGAAGGTCTCTTTTTGGAGGGGGTGCAGGGGGGAATTCCCCTCAACGAGATGATCACCCAAAAACAGGATGCTCTCCAGGCCCTCAAGCAGGAATACAACATTAATCCAGAGGAGGAAGCCACGGTTTTAGCGGAACTGTTGAATCAGAATAGTATTTTTTACAAATCCGGCGAGAAATTACTTCAACAACTGCACCTCCTCCATCAGCAACGCCAAATTCTCCGCCAGAGTTCTCCCCTGACTGCGCCCGTCTACGACTTTTTGATTCATTTCCTCGATGGTCAACAGCAGATGGTGAGTCAACAGTTTTTAGGTATTCTTGAGATTTTGGGTAACACCCCAGAGGCGATGAACCTCGCCCAAGCTGTAGGTAGCCAACTGCCCGATGATCCCCTTTTTCAATCGGCCCTATTGCGCCATTCCCCAGCAATGCCTCCTTGGCGCGATCGCCTCAGCCCGGCCATTTTTAATCAGTTGCAACGATTACAGACAGAAACCCGAGTGCGTTTAGAGGAGAGTGGATCGGCGAAGCAGGGGAAAACCCTAGGGGTGTTGACGGATCTGCTGCAATCCCCTGAAGCCCTGATCCGGGCGGCCAGTTTGTGGGCGATCGCCCAGATTGATGCTAAGGCAGGAAAACAGTATGCAGCCCAACTGGGCCAGGCCCCTGCGAGAACCCTGGATATTGACAACATTGTCGCCGATACCGCCCAAGGAATTTTAGGTAAATCCACCCCAACTGCCCAGCCCATCGAAAACCTAGAGATTACCATTGATCACGTCCAGACGACCCAGGTGCAATTTTGGCATCAGACCCGCATTACCATTGGTCGGGATCCCGGGAATGATGTGGTTATTCCTGATAGTCGCGTCTCCCGAAACCACGCGGTCTTAGACATTAGCACTCAGGGCGTACACCTCCAGGATTTGGGCAGTGTCAATGGCTTGGTCTATCAAAATAAGGTGATTCACAAAGAGACCATTCCCCTGAAATCCGGCGATCGCATTGGTTTTAGTCGTTCAGGCAGCCCCGCCATTGTCGTTAGTTGGCAAACGTCTAGGGATACTGCTATGGGTTTGAGTACCCTGGAAAAAGCCCTTTGGTTAGCCCATGCCCCCCTCTTTCGGGACATTCCCCACTTGGATCTATTGGAATTAGCCCTAGCGAGTCAGGTGCGGGGGTATCATCCTGGAAATTCCCTTTGTATTATTGGCGATACCGCCGATGAGGTTCTACTCCTTGTGCGGGGATCCGCCGATGTTCAGGTGGGCACAACCTCCAGTTTGGTGCGGTTGGGAACCATTACTCCCGGACAAACCCTTGGGGAATTGGCGGTACTGACCCAAGGTAATCGCACGGCCACGGTGGTTGCCACTGCTGAGTCTACCTACGTTTTAGCCATTCCGGCCGCCTCCTTCCGGGCCCTCCTAGATTCCCATTTGGACATGACCCGCCAAGTACTAACCCTGGTGAGCGATCGCCTCCAGCAGACCCTAAATCAACTTTCCGCCTAA
- a CDS encoding DUF4238 domain-containing protein encodes MQITKNQHYVPQCLLKFFSWEDKKERKTNVFDIPRYSFRYSQSIKKICSQNYFYDTDNMVENILSQKIEAPTAPLISSIVHHDTTVLDSSENWIRLLIFVSTLLSRTPKVMDRMDSIIQTNIQSISRELLRLNGMDSRNADGVKLKIDDEAPLISLLTLQGYFASILLTDLKFHLAINKTALDFFISDHPVFMYNWLYRDLDHPGITGFGTKGLQLFLPLSPRLMLCLYDPEIYRYGSKYSLLTDVHDVKDVGILNSFQAINSKSFVVFLDRKSETNIKSMLRHYGSKTLHMQKSIEYEVEVLGNETVRTRHIVYSKQLKIGVMPSFVNVKRKADNSVYGVRNPEAFEYFSQLTQTNYSR; translated from the coding sequence ATGCAAATCACTAAAAACCAGCATTACGTTCCTCAATGCCTTCTAAAATTCTTTAGTTGGGAGGACAAGAAAGAAAGAAAAACGAATGTTTTCGACATTCCTAGATATTCATTCAGATACAGCCAGTCAATTAAGAAGATATGCTCTCAGAATTACTTCTATGATACAGACAATATGGTAGAAAATATCCTAAGTCAAAAAATTGAGGCTCCTACTGCACCATTAATTAGCTCTATTGTTCATCACGATACAACAGTTCTAGATTCATCTGAAAACTGGATTCGTTTGCTGATATTTGTTTCAACACTGTTATCCCGAACTCCTAAGGTAATGGATAGGATGGATTCAATTATTCAAACTAATATCCAATCTATTTCAAGAGAACTTCTGCGTTTAAATGGTATGGATTCTCGAAATGCTGATGGTGTAAAGCTAAAGATTGATGATGAGGCACCTTTAATTTCTCTTCTCACGCTCCAAGGCTATTTCGCATCTATACTATTGACCGACCTGAAATTTCATCTTGCAATTAATAAAACGGCTCTAGATTTCTTTATCTCGGATCATCCCGTTTTCATGTATAACTGGTTATATAGAGACCTCGACCATCCTGGAATAACAGGTTTTGGCACAAAAGGATTGCAGCTTTTTTTGCCATTGTCGCCTAGGTTAATGTTATGCCTCTATGATCCTGAGATTTATAGGTATGGGTCAAAATATAGCTTGTTAACAGATGTCCACGATGTTAAAGATGTAGGAATACTTAATTCTTTTCAAGCTATCAATTCAAAATCATTTGTTGTGTTTCTTGATCGTAAGAGCGAGACTAATATTAAATCTATGCTTCGTCATTATGGGAGCAAGACACTACATATGCAGAAAAGTATAGAGTATGAGGTAGAGGTTTTAGGTAACGAAACCGTTAGAACCAGGCATATTGTATACTCTAAGCAACTTAAAATCGGTGTTATGCCTAGTTTCGTTAATGTCAAGAGAAAAGCTGATAATTCGGTATATGGGGTTAGAAATCCAGAAGCTTTTGAATATTTCTCACAGCTAACGCAAACCAACTACTCACGTTAA
- a CDS encoding GNAT family N-acetyltransferase has product MKVRSATPDDVSLIFSFIQKKSKFDRNIGAFSGVLQVSEDKIRKTLFGLIPFSYVLFAEFSGHEVGFALYGFRYSSFAGQPSVWLDDLYVDDEMRSQGAGAALMVKLAQIAKENDCTHLAWNADARNTRGLSFYHRLGAEITEQHGNQCFLRWVPWSAA; this is encoded by the coding sequence ATGAAAGTTAGATCTGCCACTCCTGATGATGTATCGCTCATTTTCTCGTTCATCCAGAAGAAATCAAAATTTGACCGAAACATTGGTGCATTCTCTGGTGTGCTACAAGTATCTGAAGACAAGATACGCAAAACACTTTTCGGATTAATTCCCTTTTCTTACGTTTTGTTTGCAGAGTTTTCAGGGCATGAAGTCGGCTTTGCATTATATGGATTCAGGTACTCATCATTTGCCGGTCAGCCAAGTGTTTGGCTTGATGATTTGTATGTGGATGACGAGATGAGAAGTCAAGGTGCAGGAGCAGCATTAATGGTTAAATTAGCTCAAATTGCCAAGGAAAATGACTGTACCCATCTTGCTTGGAATGCTGATGCCAGAAACACTCGTGGACTTAGTTTTTATCATCGATTAGGAGCAGAAATTACAGAACAACACGGAAATCAATGTTTTTTAAGGTGGGTTCCCTGGTCGGCTGCATAA
- a CDS encoding histidine kinase dimerization/phospho-acceptor domain-containing protein, with protein MIPLQQATADLIAIAQGLVNYPWTEKQHSLVVKIQRASHLLQSKLAEEPDQDLRRYRHDLRTPLTVILGYSEILMSQPTLRDLPDLIQVYRQGQQILGLIAQLQEL; from the coding sequence TTGATCCCTTTACAACAGGCAACGGCTGATTTGATAGCGATCGCCCAGGGATTGGTCAACTATCCTTGGACGGAAAAGCAACACAGTCTTGTTGTGAAGATTCAACGGGCGAGCCACCTCCTCCAGAGCAAACTTGCAGAAGAGCCGGATCAAGACCTGCGTCGCTACCGCCATGATCTGCGAACTCCCCTGACGGTTATTTTGGGATACTCTGAAATACTGATGAGTCAACCCACCCTGCGGGATTTACCGGATCTGATACAGGTCTATCGGCAGGGGCAGCAAATCCTTGGTTTAATTGCCCAGTTACAGGAGTTGTGA